The following nucleotide sequence is from Cyclopterus lumpus isolate fCycLum1 chromosome 20, fCycLum1.pri, whole genome shotgun sequence.
CTTTTGCGCACTCCTCTGTACAGAATAGTTTGAGTAGAGACGTCCGAACGCCGCACGTCTCCATCTtcttccatcttcctctccttctaAGCCAGAACATCACTCCTCTTGCTGCACCAGACAACCAGGGCGATCATGGCCAATGTGAGGAAAACGGggacgaggatgaggatggtTAGCGTTTCGTCCGGCGGATCCACCCATACCACCTGGTCCATGGGGCAGTGGGAGAAAAAGTGCTTGTGTATACCGATGATGTAGCTCTCCACCAGTGGATTGGGCCAGTAGCAGCTGACGATTTCGGCCTTTGTCTCTGTGCAGCTGGTGAAGACGTAGTACTCACTGGGAAGAGAAATGGGTGGAAGAGAGGGGAATGATCAGAAGAAAATCACAACTGACTTCTGTTTGGCCACACAATCATTTAACACCATATTACTGTTTAGCTAGTATTCCTCAAAGCATTGGAGATTCGGTAACTAATCCATCATTGAACTGGGGCATTTATTTTTCCGCCCACTACTCTCCTCTATTTAAACAGGCGTTCAGTGTTGTTCAGAGCCTCTGTGATGCTTTCCAGGCTCAGAGCTCTGCTTTGATGAATCCATTCAGCCAACCCTAATCCTGCCTTTTTCGCCATCCTGAATTTCAATCCATCAGATCTAGGTTTGTTTCTCAAGACATTCTGGAGCCATTGGGATCCCCAGCAGCAGAACAGTAAATTGAGCAACAGTGGTATGAACCCTGTCTCACTCCCAAATACTGCAGCCTCGATGCACCGAGGCACCCTTTAACGCGGGGGCCACTAACAGGTAAACCGCGATCCGGATCCAATATGTGTGTATTCTGATAAGCGTTGCAGCTCCAGtgacatgtagacacacacacgggagagacggagacagaccgGTCTGAGAAGTTATTTCAAATGGCGTTCTccaagaagagaagaaagaagtgTCTCCAAGACCACAGCTTTTAACCAGAAATGGAGAGACTTTTATATCTTCATTCTTTCTACGGGTAGTTTAATTAAATCCAGTGTGTCTCATATGTTCAGAGACCGTGAGGATTATTAAAAGAGGCAATGTGAAGCGCCCctacgagacaaagcacaaATCTTTTGAGCAAACCTACCCACTCGCATCCaaaatgaaggcacagaaaataaatgttgtcggagcccaatatgatcagaatccgaACACATGACTTCGCTGGTTAACAATGACGTTCACAGTGAGTGTAGTTGAGCGGAAACAAGAGGTTTCAacaggggcgtcgttaggctTTAGCCCCCCCCAAAATGTTCTTCAGCCCCCCCAAATAATTTGGCATTATTGGCTTTAAAAAGTGTGtatgtcattaaattaaactattgtttctgacatggactctaacatgctacatatgtgtgtgtgttctggtttgtatgttttctcccccttcaaattacaatccaatagcccatcatcatacttaacGGCATAATCCCCGGGCATtaggaccttggggaggctgctgcgctgGCTTTCTCACTGCCAAGTAACGTCTCTCATCAATGACAGACAGGATTACCTCAAAGTACATGATGCACAGACTGAacttgtaagtccaggtagttacagaatgtgtctgtctgtagttgttaacgagtgttacctgtttacattcaggtttacctgtaagtccaggtagttacagaatgtgtctgtctgtagttgttaacgagtgttacctgtttacattcaggtttacctgtaagtccaggtagttacagaatgtgtctgtctgtagttgttaactagtgttacctgtttacattcaggtttacctgtaagtccaggtagttacagaatgtgtctgtctgtagttgttaacgagtgttacctgtttacattcaggtttacctgtaagtccaggtagttacagaatgtgtctgtctgtagttgttaacgagtgttacctgtttacattcaggtttacctgtaagtccaggtagttacagaatgtgtctgtctgtagttgttaactagtgttacctgtttacattcaggtttacctgtaagtccaggtagttacagaatgtgtctgtctgtagttgttaacgagtgttacctgtttacattcaggtttacttgaggcaaatgaaacggaagttagaaactgtctccagtgagcgagAGTCtgaacgagcgaattcgaaatacaagaaataactatcgacttctctctattctttgcattaatatagattaatattgcatttttttccattgaatggtatatttgacactgaactagttcatctttctCTCAgtgcaagcaaaactacagagcaaaatcacactctttctgattaaaccaatctatgaactgtttaggcccccctttcttggaatcctacaaacgcctcTGGGTTTCaacagataaagtccctgcacacaaatTTCTCTTTAGAAGATAAGAATTTGATATCATGGTTTTCTTGGTTAACATCACGGCATGCACGGCAAAGACAATtcagttaaacatttttttctaaaattaagtaCTTTATTCTAAAATGAAGTACTTTATTCTAAAATGCGCATTTTACCAAAAgttgtaatttaatttactAGAAATAAGAGAAGAACATGTATTCATGATAAGAGtagatattatttataattcatccagtttAATATGAAATCTGGTTaagatattattcaattgaactttctaTATTTGATtggacagtcagttgttgactacatcCAGTCGGTTATTTCAATATACATGGAACTAAATCATAGTGCTAATTAGACTTTATTTTGATGTTCGTTAACTTTGCATATGTAAATTCTCTCTTTCTGGACCTcactgaatttttattgaaaaccCTGACAAAATAACATCTAACATGATGAAAGTGTGTATTTTCCACTCCACTAGTATCtgttatgatatatatatatatatttacatataaggCAAAGAGGCCCAAATAGTTTATTAGAAGCTCGTTTTTGTGGAAACTGAGCTGTTTAGCTTAATGTTGCAAGATACTGGGAAATGGCCATCTTAATGTAGGCTACCAACGGCATATCTTTTTGCTCTTAGTAAATGGTTTGTCTatcaaactaattaaataaaataagtaaataaggaTTGTTATATGTGCATAAACGTCAACAAATTTCTAAAAGTGTGGTTTACACCTCTGCGGAAGACTGG
It contains:
- the LOC117749723 gene encoding receptor activity-modifying protein 3-like, which codes for MDTNEFTVLKLFVVGILVNAWMMGGLSATDSFNIDPTTPQPKKTCNESRLQWEVEVCGEGFKRDMGHIDPQQWCNLTYFISEYYVFTSCTETKAEIVSCYWPNPLVESYIIGIHKHFFSHCPMDQVVWVDPPDETLTILILVPVFLTLAMIALVVWCSKRSDVLA